A portion of the Panthera tigris isolate Pti1 chromosome E1, P.tigris_Pti1_mat1.1, whole genome shotgun sequence genome contains these proteins:
- the TIAF1 gene encoding LOW QUALITY PROTEIN: TGFB1-induced anti-apoptotic factor 1 (The sequence of the model RefSeq protein was modified relative to this genomic sequence to represent the inferred CDS: inserted 1 base in 1 codon; deleted 3 bases in 2 codons) gives RGISSPASLLREQSFLCAAGETGERSWVQILVSMGSGSQVLLGWVEQAYADRGAYVPSGTXQPPPPSSHQCVKCNDLFKTKPITYADKFGAYPSTASLTLCPSCLDCRPNLRGKALGWELVIRKTQDGGLGQY, from the exons AGGGGAATCTCATCTCCCGCTTCGCTCCTCAGAGAGCAGTCCTTTCTCTGTGCAGCTGGAGAGACCGGTGAGCGGAGCTGGGTCCAGATTCTTGTCAGCATGGGGAGCGGCTCTCAGGTGCTTCTGGGT TGGGTTGAGCAAGCCTACGCAGACAGGGGTGCATATGTACCATCTGGCA ttcagcccccacccccttcgTCTCATCAGTGTGTTAAGTGCAATGACCTATTTAAGACTAAACCCATT ACCTATGCCGATAAGTTCGGGGCTTATCCAAGCACTGCCTCCTTGACCCTCTGTCCAAGTTGCCTGGACTGTAGGCCCAACTTGAGAGGGAAGGCCTTGGGTTGGGAGCTTGTGATCAGAAAAACTCAAGATGGGGGTTTGGGTCAGTACTGA
- the PIPOX gene encoding peroxisomal sarcosine oxidase isoform X4 has protein sequence MAAQKDLYDAIVIGAGIQGCFTAYHLAKHRKRVILLEQFFLPHSRGSSHGQSRIIRRAYPEDFYTQMMDECYQIWAQLEHEAGTQLHRQTGLLLLGMKENSELKMIQATLSRQGVEHQCLSAEELKQRFPNVLLARGEVGVLDKSGGVLYADKALRALQDAIRHLGGLVCDGEKVMEIKPGFPVTVKSTAGSYQAKSLVITAGPWTNQLLRPLGIELPLQTLRINVCYWREKVPGSYGVSQAFPCFLGLGLSPAPHHIYGLPSGEYPGLMKVCYHHGNNVDPEERDCPEAFSDIQDVQILGRFVRDHLPDLEPKPALLEPCLYTNTPDEHFILDRHPKYDNVVIGAGFSGQPDIPQSQSSEDL, from the exons ATGGCTGCTCAGAAAGATCTCTATGATGCCATTGTGATCGGGGCAGGCATCCAGGGCTGCTTCACAGCATACCATCTGGCCAAACACAGGAAGAGGGTCATCCTGCTGGAGCAG TTCTTTCTACCGCACTCCCGAGGAAGCTCCCATGGGCAGAGCCGGATAATCAGAAGGGCATATCCTGAAGACTTCTACACCCAGATGATGGATGAGTGCTACCAGATATGGGCTCAGCTGGAGCATGAGGCTGGGACCCAATTACACAG gCAGACGGGGCTACTTCTGCTGGGAATGAAGGAGAATTCAGAATTAAAAATGATCCAGGCTACTTTGTCTAGACAGGGCGTGGAGCACCAGTGCCTTTCAGCTGAGGAGCTGAAACAACGTTTCCCCAATGTTCTGTTGGCTAGGGGAGAAGTGGGGGTCTTGGACAAGTCCGGAGGAGTTCTCTATGCAGACAAGGCCCTCAGAGCCCTGCAG GATGCAATTCGACATCTGGGAGGCCTAGTGTGTGATGGAGAGAAGGTGATGGAGATAAAACCGGGGTTCCCAGTCACGGTGAAAAGTACGGCCGGGAGCTACCAAGCCAAGAGCTTGGTCATCACAGCGGGCCCTTGGACCAACCAGCTCCTCCGTCCCCTGGGAATAGAGCTGCCTCTGCAG ACCCTGCGAATCAATGTGTGTTATTGGCGAGAGAAGGTTCCCGGAAGCTACGGTGTGTCCCAGGCCTTTCCTTGCTTCCTAGGCCTGGGCCTCAGCCCGGCTCCCCACCACATCTACGGGCTGCCCTCTGGAGAATACCCAGGGCTGATGAAG GTCTGCTATCACCACGGCAACAATGTAGATCCTGAGGAGCGGGACTGCCCGGAAGCATTCTCAGACATCCAAGACGTCCAGATCCTGGGGCGCTTTGTCAGAGATCACTTACCTGACCTAGAGCCCAAGCCTGCCCTTTTGGAGCCCTGCTTGTACACG AACACCCCTGATGAGCACTTCATTCTTGATCGACACCCAAAGTATGACAACGTTGTCATCGGTGCTGGATTCTCTG GTCAACCAGATATTCCACAATCACAGAGTAGCGAGGACCTTTGA
- the PIPOX gene encoding peroxisomal sarcosine oxidase isoform X2, with amino-acid sequence MAAQKDLYDAIVIGAGIQGCFTAYHLAKHRKRVILLEQFFLPHSRGSSHGQSRIIRRAYPEDFYTQMMDECYQIWAQLEHEAGTQLHRQTGLLLLGMKENSELKMIQATLSRQGVEHQCLSAEELKQRFPNVLLARGEVGVLDKSGGVLYADKALRALQDAIRHLGGLVCDGEKVMEIKPGFPVTVKSTAGSYQAKSLVITAGPWTNQLLRPLGIELPLQTLRINVCYWREKVPGSYGVSQAFPCFLGLGLSPAPHHIYGLPSGEYPGLMKVCYHHGNNVDPEERDCPEAFSDIQDVQILGRFVRDHLPDLEPKPALLEPCLYTNTPDEHFILDRHPKYDNVVIGAGFSGHGFKLSPVVGKILSTRYSTITE; translated from the exons ATGGCTGCTCAGAAAGATCTCTATGATGCCATTGTGATCGGGGCAGGCATCCAGGGCTGCTTCACAGCATACCATCTGGCCAAACACAGGAAGAGGGTCATCCTGCTGGAGCAG TTCTTTCTACCGCACTCCCGAGGAAGCTCCCATGGGCAGAGCCGGATAATCAGAAGGGCATATCCTGAAGACTTCTACACCCAGATGATGGATGAGTGCTACCAGATATGGGCTCAGCTGGAGCATGAGGCTGGGACCCAATTACACAG gCAGACGGGGCTACTTCTGCTGGGAATGAAGGAGAATTCAGAATTAAAAATGATCCAGGCTACTTTGTCTAGACAGGGCGTGGAGCACCAGTGCCTTTCAGCTGAGGAGCTGAAACAACGTTTCCCCAATGTTCTGTTGGCTAGGGGAGAAGTGGGGGTCTTGGACAAGTCCGGAGGAGTTCTCTATGCAGACAAGGCCCTCAGAGCCCTGCAG GATGCAATTCGACATCTGGGAGGCCTAGTGTGTGATGGAGAGAAGGTGATGGAGATAAAACCGGGGTTCCCAGTCACGGTGAAAAGTACGGCCGGGAGCTACCAAGCCAAGAGCTTGGTCATCACAGCGGGCCCTTGGACCAACCAGCTCCTCCGTCCCCTGGGAATAGAGCTGCCTCTGCAG ACCCTGCGAATCAATGTGTGTTATTGGCGAGAGAAGGTTCCCGGAAGCTACGGTGTGTCCCAGGCCTTTCCTTGCTTCCTAGGCCTGGGCCTCAGCCCGGCTCCCCACCACATCTACGGGCTGCCCTCTGGAGAATACCCAGGGCTGATGAAG GTCTGCTATCACCACGGCAACAATGTAGATCCTGAGGAGCGGGACTGCCCGGAAGCATTCTCAGACATCCAAGACGTCCAGATCCTGGGGCGCTTTGTCAGAGATCACTTACCTGACCTAGAGCCCAAGCCTGCCCTTTTGGAGCCCTGCTTGTACACG AACACCCCTGATGAGCACTTCATTCTTGATCGACACCCAAAGTATGACAACGTTGTCATCGGTGCTGGATTCTCTG GACATGGATTCAAGCTCTCCCCTGTTGTGGGGAAGATCCT GTCAACCAGATATTCCACAATCACAGAGTAG
- the PIPOX gene encoding peroxisomal sarcosine oxidase isoform X5, producing MMDECYQIWAQLEHEAGTQLHRQTGLLLLGMKENSELKMIQATLSRQGVEHQCLSAEELKQRFPNVLLARGEVGVLDKSGGVLYADKALRALQDAIRHLGGLVCDGEKVMEIKPGFPVTVKSTAGSYQAKSLVITAGPWTNQLLRPLGIELPLQTLRINVCYWREKVPGSYGVSQAFPCFLGLGLSPAPHHIYGLPSGEYPGLMKVCYHHGNNVDPEERDCPEAFSDIQDVQILGRFVRDHLPDLEPKPALLEPCLYTNTPDEHFILDRHPKYDNVVIGAGFSGHGFKLSPVVGKILYELSMKLTPSYDLTPFRMSRFPGLGKAHL from the exons ATGATGGATGAGTGCTACCAGATATGGGCTCAGCTGGAGCATGAGGCTGGGACCCAATTACACAG gCAGACGGGGCTACTTCTGCTGGGAATGAAGGAGAATTCAGAATTAAAAATGATCCAGGCTACTTTGTCTAGACAGGGCGTGGAGCACCAGTGCCTTTCAGCTGAGGAGCTGAAACAACGTTTCCCCAATGTTCTGTTGGCTAGGGGAGAAGTGGGGGTCTTGGACAAGTCCGGAGGAGTTCTCTATGCAGACAAGGCCCTCAGAGCCCTGCAG GATGCAATTCGACATCTGGGAGGCCTAGTGTGTGATGGAGAGAAGGTGATGGAGATAAAACCGGGGTTCCCAGTCACGGTGAAAAGTACGGCCGGGAGCTACCAAGCCAAGAGCTTGGTCATCACAGCGGGCCCTTGGACCAACCAGCTCCTCCGTCCCCTGGGAATAGAGCTGCCTCTGCAG ACCCTGCGAATCAATGTGTGTTATTGGCGAGAGAAGGTTCCCGGAAGCTACGGTGTGTCCCAGGCCTTTCCTTGCTTCCTAGGCCTGGGCCTCAGCCCGGCTCCCCACCACATCTACGGGCTGCCCTCTGGAGAATACCCAGGGCTGATGAAG GTCTGCTATCACCACGGCAACAATGTAGATCCTGAGGAGCGGGACTGCCCGGAAGCATTCTCAGACATCCAAGACGTCCAGATCCTGGGGCGCTTTGTCAGAGATCACTTACCTGACCTAGAGCCCAAGCCTGCCCTTTTGGAGCCCTGCTTGTACACG AACACCCCTGATGAGCACTTCATTCTTGATCGACACCCAAAGTATGACAACGTTGTCATCGGTGCTGGATTCTCTG GACATGGATTCAAGCTCTCCCCTGTTGTGGGGAAGATCCTGTATGAATTAAGCATGAAATTAACGCCATCCTATGACTTGACACCTTTTAGAATGAGCCGCTTCCCCGGCCTGGGCAAAGCCCACCTCTGA
- the PIPOX gene encoding peroxisomal sarcosine oxidase isoform X3 gives MAAQKDLYDAIVIGAGIQGCFTAYHLAKHRKRVILLEQFFLPHSRGSSHGQSRIIRRAYPEDFYTQMMDECYQIWAQLEHEAGTQLHRQGVEHQCLSAEELKQRFPNVLLARGEVGVLDKSGGVLYADKALRALQDAIRHLGGLVCDGEKVMEIKPGFPVTVKSTAGSYQAKSLVITAGPWTNQLLRPLGIELPLQTLRINVCYWREKVPGSYGVSQAFPCFLGLGLSPAPHHIYGLPSGEYPGLMKVCYHHGNNVDPEERDCPEAFSDIQDVQILGRFVRDHLPDLEPKPALLEPCLYTNTPDEHFILDRHPKYDNVVIGAGFSGHGFKLSPVVGKILYELSMKLTPSYDLTPFRMSRFPGLGKAHL, from the exons ATGGCTGCTCAGAAAGATCTCTATGATGCCATTGTGATCGGGGCAGGCATCCAGGGCTGCTTCACAGCATACCATCTGGCCAAACACAGGAAGAGGGTCATCCTGCTGGAGCAG TTCTTTCTACCGCACTCCCGAGGAAGCTCCCATGGGCAGAGCCGGATAATCAGAAGGGCATATCCTGAAGACTTCTACACCCAGATGATGGATGAGTGCTACCAGATATGGGCTCAGCTGGAGCATGAGGCTGGGACCCAATTACACAG ACAGGGCGTGGAGCACCAGTGCCTTTCAGCTGAGGAGCTGAAACAACGTTTCCCCAATGTTCTGTTGGCTAGGGGAGAAGTGGGGGTCTTGGACAAGTCCGGAGGAGTTCTCTATGCAGACAAGGCCCTCAGAGCCCTGCAG GATGCAATTCGACATCTGGGAGGCCTAGTGTGTGATGGAGAGAAGGTGATGGAGATAAAACCGGGGTTCCCAGTCACGGTGAAAAGTACGGCCGGGAGCTACCAAGCCAAGAGCTTGGTCATCACAGCGGGCCCTTGGACCAACCAGCTCCTCCGTCCCCTGGGAATAGAGCTGCCTCTGCAG ACCCTGCGAATCAATGTGTGTTATTGGCGAGAGAAGGTTCCCGGAAGCTACGGTGTGTCCCAGGCCTTTCCTTGCTTCCTAGGCCTGGGCCTCAGCCCGGCTCCCCACCACATCTACGGGCTGCCCTCTGGAGAATACCCAGGGCTGATGAAG GTCTGCTATCACCACGGCAACAATGTAGATCCTGAGGAGCGGGACTGCCCGGAAGCATTCTCAGACATCCAAGACGTCCAGATCCTGGGGCGCTTTGTCAGAGATCACTTACCTGACCTAGAGCCCAAGCCTGCCCTTTTGGAGCCCTGCTTGTACACG AACACCCCTGATGAGCACTTCATTCTTGATCGACACCCAAAGTATGACAACGTTGTCATCGGTGCTGGATTCTCTG GACATGGATTCAAGCTCTCCCCTGTTGTGGGGAAGATCCTGTATGAATTAAGCATGAAATTAACGCCATCCTATGACTTGACACCTTTTAGAATGAGCCGCTTCCCCGGCCTGGGCAAAGCCCACCTCTGA
- the PIPOX gene encoding peroxisomal sarcosine oxidase isoform X1: MAAQKDLYDAIVIGAGIQGCFTAYHLAKHRKRVILLEQFFLPHSRGSSHGQSRIIRRAYPEDFYTQMMDECYQIWAQLEHEAGTQLHRQTGLLLLGMKENSELKMIQATLSRQGVEHQCLSAEELKQRFPNVLLARGEVGVLDKSGGVLYADKALRALQDAIRHLGGLVCDGEKVMEIKPGFPVTVKSTAGSYQAKSLVITAGPWTNQLLRPLGIELPLQTLRINVCYWREKVPGSYGVSQAFPCFLGLGLSPAPHHIYGLPSGEYPGLMKVCYHHGNNVDPEERDCPEAFSDIQDVQILGRFVRDHLPDLEPKPALLEPCLYTNTPDEHFILDRHPKYDNVVIGAGFSGHGFKLSPVVGKILYELSMKLTPSYDLTPFRMSRFPGLGKAHL, encoded by the exons ATGGCTGCTCAGAAAGATCTCTATGATGCCATTGTGATCGGGGCAGGCATCCAGGGCTGCTTCACAGCATACCATCTGGCCAAACACAGGAAGAGGGTCATCCTGCTGGAGCAG TTCTTTCTACCGCACTCCCGAGGAAGCTCCCATGGGCAGAGCCGGATAATCAGAAGGGCATATCCTGAAGACTTCTACACCCAGATGATGGATGAGTGCTACCAGATATGGGCTCAGCTGGAGCATGAGGCTGGGACCCAATTACACAG gCAGACGGGGCTACTTCTGCTGGGAATGAAGGAGAATTCAGAATTAAAAATGATCCAGGCTACTTTGTCTAGACAGGGCGTGGAGCACCAGTGCCTTTCAGCTGAGGAGCTGAAACAACGTTTCCCCAATGTTCTGTTGGCTAGGGGAGAAGTGGGGGTCTTGGACAAGTCCGGAGGAGTTCTCTATGCAGACAAGGCCCTCAGAGCCCTGCAG GATGCAATTCGACATCTGGGAGGCCTAGTGTGTGATGGAGAGAAGGTGATGGAGATAAAACCGGGGTTCCCAGTCACGGTGAAAAGTACGGCCGGGAGCTACCAAGCCAAGAGCTTGGTCATCACAGCGGGCCCTTGGACCAACCAGCTCCTCCGTCCCCTGGGAATAGAGCTGCCTCTGCAG ACCCTGCGAATCAATGTGTGTTATTGGCGAGAGAAGGTTCCCGGAAGCTACGGTGTGTCCCAGGCCTTTCCTTGCTTCCTAGGCCTGGGCCTCAGCCCGGCTCCCCACCACATCTACGGGCTGCCCTCTGGAGAATACCCAGGGCTGATGAAG GTCTGCTATCACCACGGCAACAATGTAGATCCTGAGGAGCGGGACTGCCCGGAAGCATTCTCAGACATCCAAGACGTCCAGATCCTGGGGCGCTTTGTCAGAGATCACTTACCTGACCTAGAGCCCAAGCCTGCCCTTTTGGAGCCCTGCTTGTACACG AACACCCCTGATGAGCACTTCATTCTTGATCGACACCCAAAGTATGACAACGTTGTCATCGGTGCTGGATTCTCTG GACATGGATTCAAGCTCTCCCCTGTTGTGGGGAAGATCCTGTATGAATTAAGCATGAAATTAACGCCATCCTATGACTTGACACCTTTTAGAATGAGCCGCTTCCCCGGCCTGGGCAAAGCCCACCTCTGA